CTGTGGGCATGCACAAGAGGATCCTTTGGTGGGCCAATGGCAACGTGTGGGGTACTATGTCCATGAATGCACTACCGACAAGCTCATCCGCACAGAAACGAAACAGATAGCCTTGGAGGAAGAATTCAGGCCGGATGGTACATGGGAGGTTATTGGATCGCCATGGAAGGGAACTTGGTCCCGTTTGAACAACAATGCATATCGGTTTGTCTATGCCCCCCATTCACGGGTGGACCGATGTCGGGTGGAGTTTCAGGGAGACGAGCTTCGATTGTACGCCAGGACCTGTGACAGCCTCCAGGCCAACGATAAAAAGCTTTATGGATACCTCCTGCTTAGAAAAATGAATAAAACACACTATCAATAACAGTGCGGTATTCGCTTTGAAGCGTTAATTGGCCGTAAAAACCTTGCCTACTTCTTAAAACGCAAAGCCAGGTTGGGGTAATCGGTAATAAGGCCATCGACCCCCATCAAAAGCAAATCCTTCATCGCTAAGGTGTCATTCACCGTCCAAGGGATCACTGCAATATTTTTCTCGTGTAAGCTTTTGAGCATCTCCTCCGAAACCAGTTTGTAATATGGACTATATATCGCCGGCGAAAAGCCAAGTTTTTCCAGATTTGTAGTGGCATCATTTTCATACACCAAAGCTACCAATCGTTGATCGGGATAGTTTTGATGGAGGTAGTGGAGTACCCGAAAGTCAAAACTCTGTACCACCACTCGTTCTTGGGGCAGCTTTTCTTGAAGGAGCTTCATCAACAATGCTGAAAACTCCGCCGGTTCCGGATGGTAAATGCCATCCCCCCTGGGCAAGCTCTTAATTTCGATATTGTAGTTGACCTGCTGCTGGTTTTGCACACCATAGTCCTCTGCATAATCAATGACCTCCTTTAGCAAAGGTTTGGTGACCTTGTATTTTTCCTGTTCCAAAAAATTGGGATTGCCCATACTACCACAGTCGAACTGTTGGGTTTCCCCATAGTCCATTTGGTAAATGTTGAGCTGCCTTGCTTTTGTTTTTGGGATACTATCCCCCTTGGCGTCCAAACAAATCTCAGGATTCATCCATGGCTCATGGGAAACCAACAGTTGTTTGTCCTTAGTGACCACAACATCCAATTCCAGGGTATTTACCCCCAATTCAAGTGCCTTTTTAAATGCCGGCAGACTGTTCTCGGGGGCAAGGCCCCTGGCCCCTCTATGGCCCTGTAGGTCAAATTCAAATACTAGCTCCTCCTTTGCCGTATCGGTCGGCAACCCTGTTTGGGAAGTACTTCGGTCCTTTGGTCTGCAAGCGGAAATCAGGAGGATTCCCATAAAACAGACAAGCCATCTTTTTCTTTTCATCTTATCTCTGGATAACATCATTGATGAAAGTCACCGTTTCTTCATATACGCTCGACCAATCTTTTGACCGTAGATCACAGCCTATCACGTGGTTCCCTGTATTTGGAAATGCCTTACTTAGCTTGTCGGAAGCTGGTGTTCCCAACTGTTCAAACATTTCCAGCATGGCGGCCACGGAGACCACCTTATCCTGTTCTTCCTCATTTTTATAGTAATAGCCCATAAATACGGGGCACTTCACATTTTTAAAGGTCTCACTGACCATGGTCTGTTTTAGCATACTGATAAGGGATACATAGCCATTGA
The sequence above is a segment of the Muricauda sp. SCSIO 64092 genome. Coding sequences within it:
- a CDS encoding glycerophosphodiester phosphodiesterase, encoding MKRKRWLVCFMGILLISACRPKDRSTSQTGLPTDTAKEELVFEFDLQGHRGARGLAPENSLPAFKKALELGVNTLELDVVVTKDKQLLVSHEPWMNPEICLDAKGDSIPKTKARQLNIYQMDYGETQQFDCGSMGNPNFLEQEKYKVTKPLLKEVIDYAEDYGVQNQQQVNYNIEIKSLPRGDGIYHPEPAEFSALLMKLLQEKLPQERVVVQSFDFRVLHYLHQNYPDQRLVALVYENDATTNLEKLGFSPAIYSPYYKLVSEEMLKSLHEKNIAVIPWTVNDTLAMKDLLLMGVDGLITDYPNLALRFKK